The following proteins come from a genomic window of Halanaerobiaceae bacterium ANBcell28:
- a CDS encoding pyridoxamine 5'-phosphate oxidase family protein: MNINFNTLKEEFLEKLDENKFGVLATSVNDRVSARTMSIVNIGLKIYMQTHQDFLKYKQIKKNGNIALCFNNTQIEGIARITGSPFNEKNQEFLEMYKKFHNGSFDMYTKLEGVIVIEIDPKIVSFWKYIDAIPYVDRLYLDEKKAVRQKQKISKT; the protein is encoded by the coding sequence ATGAATATTAATTTTAATACATTGAAAGAGGAATTTCTTGAAAAGTTAGATGAAAATAAATTTGGTGTTTTAGCTACCTCAGTAAATGATAGGGTTTCTGCTAGAACTATGAGTATTGTAAATATAGGTTTGAAAATATACATGCAGACTCATCAAGATTTTTTGAAGTATAAACAAATAAAGAAAAATGGTAATATTGCTTTATGCTTTAATAATACACAAATCGAAGGTATCGCTAGAATAACAGGTAGTCCATTTAATGAGAAAAATCAAGAGTTTCTGGAAATGTATAAAAAATTCCATAATGGTTCTTTTGACATGTACACAAAATTAGAAGGAGTAATTGTTATTGAGATTGATCCTAAGATTGTTTCATTCTGGAAATATATTGACGCAATACCATATGTAGATCGTTTATATCTTGATGAAAAAAAAGCAGTTCGTCAGAAACAGAAAATATCAAAAACCTAA
- a CDS encoding DUF5680 domain-containing protein — translation MLGGEKFAGEEALWQDDLPFWSMNYIGRILAEGFSGDFLKECLLLVPKEYPYRGPLVYQKGDYKYHCVVNGDFDWFKGYEEIFCNDIKVYECVFHGGYIN, via the coding sequence GTTTGCAGGCGAGGAAGCATTATGGCAAGATGATCTGCCTTTCTGGTCAATGAACTATATTGGAAGAATACTCGCAGAGGGATTTTCTGGAGATTTTCTTAAAGAGTGTTTGTTATTAGTGCCAAAAGAGTACCCATACCGCGGTCCTCTTGTTTATCAAAAAGGGGATTATAAATATCATTGTGTAGTGAATGGTGACTTTGATTGGTTTAAGGGTTATGAAGAAATATTTTGTAATGATATAAAAGTATATGAGTGTGTGTTTCATGGGGGTTATATTAACTAA